The following are encoded together in the Thermoplasmata archaeon genome:
- a CDS encoding 4Fe-4S dicluster domain-containing protein, which produces MPKVIEADCVACGACADACPSSAITVGDIAVINPDVCTECGACVDECPAGAIE; this is translated from the coding sequence ATGCCCAAAGTTATCGAAGCAGATTGTGTCGCATGCGGTGCATGCGCAGATGCATGCCCCTCGTCCGCCATCACCGTCGGTGATATCGCAGTCATCAACCCTGATGTCTGCACAGAGTGCGGAGCTTGCGTTGACGAGTGCCCTGCCGGAGCAATCGAGTGA